Proteins from one Nitrobacteraceae bacterium AZCC 2146 genomic window:
- a CDS encoding iron(III) transport system permease protein (product_source=KO:K02011; cath_funfam=1.10.3720.10; cog=COG1178; ko=KO:K02011; pfam=PF00528; superfamily=161098; transmembrane_helix_parts=Inside_1_12,TMhelix_13_35,Outside_36_54,TMhelix_55_77,Inside_78_85,TMhelix_86_108,Outside_109_133,TMhelix_134_156,Inside_157_234,TMhelix_235_257,Outside_258_287,TMhelix_288_310,Inside_311_330,TMhelix_331_353,Outside_354_367,TMhelix_368_390,Inside_391_401,TMhelix_402_424,Outside_425_546), producing MKNSRPEIIATTIAALTALAVAAPVISIAMLALQPAPDLWQHLIAYVLPQALRDTALLLFGVGCVALGIGAGSAWLISSHEFPGRALLLWLMPLPLAIPTYLAAYVYVDLFEPLGLVHRALATTMPLRDAVAWLPTMRSLPGAIFVIGLVLYPYVYLSARAMFQHRSAEFAEAAKVLGASGWTTFRRISLPMARPALAVGLALVSLETLNDIGASEYLGVRTLTVSIFTTWLNRGSLAGAAQLSLFMLAIIGVLIAMERAGRRNVSVEFSAENPRLAPRTLLVGIKGWLAFVACLIPALLGFAVPVLYLLRESLRRGLLSSETSVWRDAGHTITLAAIATAIALLLGLIVIIAQRWQSSRLTNLSLAVAQAGYALPGLVLALGLLTPVLAIDGAFNTLVAWLGLSSPGLVMVGSGAAVVIAYVIRFLAVPTGFIKAGFERIPLDYDDSARTAGAPQLTTLRRVQLPLLQPALLGAVIVVFVDCLKELPATLLLRPLNVETLATSIYQYASRGSFEEGSLAALLIVAASIGPVAWLTRFADVPKGPV from the coding sequence GTGAAAAACTCCCGTCCCGAAATCATCGCCACCACCATCGCCGCGCTCACCGCGCTGGCGGTCGCAGCGCCGGTGATCAGCATCGCCATGCTGGCGCTGCAGCCGGCGCCCGATCTGTGGCAGCACCTGATCGCCTATGTGCTGCCGCAAGCGCTACGCGACACTGCGCTGCTGTTATTCGGCGTCGGCTGCGTCGCGCTTGGGATCGGCGCCGGCTCCGCGTGGCTGATCTCGTCGCATGAATTTCCCGGCCGCGCTTTGCTGCTCTGGCTGATGCCGCTGCCGCTGGCGATCCCGACCTACCTGGCGGCTTATGTGTATGTCGACCTGTTCGAGCCGCTCGGCCTCGTGCACCGCGCGCTTGCCACGACAATGCCGCTGCGCGACGCCGTCGCCTGGCTGCCAACCATGCGCTCGCTGCCCGGCGCCATCTTCGTGATCGGTCTCGTGCTATACCCTTACGTCTATCTCTCCGCGCGCGCGATGTTTCAGCATCGCAGCGCGGAGTTTGCCGAAGCGGCAAAGGTGCTCGGCGCCAGCGGCTGGACAACATTTCGTCGAATCTCGCTGCCGATGGCGCGCCCCGCGCTCGCGGTCGGCCTCGCGCTGGTGTCGCTGGAAACGCTGAACGACATCGGCGCCAGCGAATATCTGGGGGTCCGCACGCTGACCGTCTCGATCTTCACCACCTGGCTCAATCGCGGCAGCCTTGCCGGCGCGGCGCAGCTGTCACTGTTCATGCTGGCGATCATCGGCGTGCTGATCGCCATGGAACGCGCCGGGCGTCGCAATGTCAGTGTCGAATTTTCAGCGGAGAATCCGCGGCTGGCGCCGCGTACGCTGCTGGTTGGCATCAAGGGCTGGCTCGCCTTCGTCGCCTGCCTGATCCCGGCGCTGCTCGGCTTCGCGGTGCCGGTGCTTTATCTGCTGCGCGAAAGCCTTCGCCGCGGGTTGTTGTCGAGCGAAACCTCGGTGTGGCGCGATGCCGGCCATACCATCACGCTGGCGGCGATCGCCACGGCCATCGCGCTGCTGCTCGGCCTCATCGTGATCATTGCGCAGCGCTGGCAATCGTCGCGGCTGACCAACCTCTCGCTCGCGGTCGCGCAGGCCGGCTACGCGCTGCCCGGCCTGGTGCTGGCATTGGGCCTGTTGACGCCGGTGCTGGCGATCGACGGCGCGTTCAATACGCTGGTGGCATGGCTCGGCCTGAGTTCACCGGGCCTTGTCATGGTCGGCTCGGGCGCCGCGGTGGTGATCGCCTATGTGATCCGCTTTCTTGCGGTACCGACCGGCTTCATCAAGGCCGGATTCGAGCGCATCCCGCTCGACTATGACGACAGCGCCCGCACCGCCGGCGCGCCACAACTCACCACGCTGCGCCGCGTGCAGCTGCCGCTCCTGCAGCCGGCGCTGCTCGGCGCCGTCATCGTGGTGTTCGTCGATTGCCTGAAGGAGTTGCCGGCGACGCTGCTGTTGCGCCCGCTCAATGTCGAGACGCTGGCAACGTCGATCTACCAATACGCCAGTCGCGGCAGCTTCGAGGAAGGCTCATTGGCTGCGCTCTTGATCGTTGCCGCGAGCATCGGCCCGGTGGCGTGGCTGACGCGCTTTGCCGATGTGCCGAAGGGGCCGGTGTGA